A stretch of DNA from Desulfovibrio sp. Huiquan2017:
TGTCGTTCAGGGAGGAGCGTATTTCCCTGATGTTGTTCATGAGCAGATCGACGATCTGGTCGTTGGCGATGGACTCTTCCACGCCCGGGGAGAGGGACGGCAGGAAGTCCATCTTGGTGGCGTCGGAATCGTCGCCCAGCGGGGTGTTCAGGGACATGTCGTTCTTGGACAGCCGCTGGTCCATCTCGTCGATTTCGGCCTCGGACACGCCGAGCCGTTCGCTCAGGGCCTCGGTGGAGGGGTCGAACCCCAGAGTCTGGAGGCGCTGGCGCTCCTTGTTCAGGTTGTAAAAGAGCTTCCGCTGGGTCTGGGTGGTCCCTATCTTGACCATCCGCCAGTTGTCCATGATGTACTTCAGGATGTACGCCTTGATCCAGAAGGCCGCGTAGTAGGAGAACTTGATCCCCTTTTCCGGGTCGAATTTGGTCACGGCCTTGAGCAGGCCGACGTTGCCTTCCTGAATCAGGTCCAGCCCGTTCTGCATCCAGCGGCGCTGGAAGTCCATGGCGATCTTGACCACCAGACGCAGGTGCGAGGACACCAGCTTGAAGGCCGCGTCCTGGTCGTTGTTCTCCTGGACCCGTTTGGCCAGGGCGTATTCCTCTTCCGGCTCCAGCATGGGAAACCGGGCGATCTCCTTGAGGTACATCTGGAGCGGGTCGCGAATCCGCACCGCCTTGGAGGAGGGCGCGAGCTTCAGCGCCGGGAGCCGCTTCTCCAGTCCGTCGGCCTTGGCCGGGACGCCGGCGGCGATGTCGCTCGCCGTGTCGTCGGCGTCGAGGTCGTCCTCGTCAAAGCCGCCGTCAAAGTCGTCGCCGTCGAGATCATCCTCGTTGAAGTCGGTCTCCTCGAAGTCGTCGTCCTCGACGATTTCCGGTTCGACCACCGTAGTCGTTTTTTCAGATATCATTGTGCAATATGGATGCGGCGCAAGGGCGCCCGGTTCAATACAAATATAAGAGCAAGAAGGTGACACTATAGATTTTGCCCGACCTTATCAATGATTTTCAAGAGAGCGC
This window harbors:
- a CDS encoding RNA polymerase factor sigma-32, with amino-acid sequence MISEKTTTVVEPEIVEDDDFEETDFNEDDLDGDDFDGGFDEDDLDADDTASDIAAGVPAKADGLEKRLPALKLAPSSKAVRIRDPLQMYLKEIARFPMLEPEEEYALAKRVQENNDQDAAFKLVSSHLRLVVKIAMDFQRRWMQNGLDLIQEGNVGLLKAVTKFDPEKGIKFSYYAAFWIKAYILKYIMDNWRMVKIGTTQTQRKLFYNLNKERQRLQTLGFDPSTEALSERLGVSEAEIDEMDQRLSKNDMSLNTPLGDDSDATKMDFLPSLSPGVEESIANDQIVDLLMNNIREIRSSLNDKELAILDRRLLSDDPVTLREIGEEFGVTRERVRQIEARLMTKIREHLTDKVKDFSRDWVLEHD